DNA sequence from the Corynebacterium freneyi genome:
GTACACGTCGCCGGCGTTCGCCAGGAATGCGCTGCGGTTCCGCTGGGACATGCTCGACGCCGCCTGGGAACGCGCCGACGAGCTCGCCCACGACGGCGCCCTGTTCCCGTGGCGCACCATCAACGGCCTGGAGTCCTCCGCCTACTACGCGGCCGGTACGGCGCAGTACCACATTGACGCGGACATCGTGTACGCGCTGATGAAGTACGTCTACGCCACCGGCGACGTCGAGTTCCTGCTGCGCGAGGGCACCGACCTGCTGTTGTCGACGGCGCGGTTCTGGATGTCGCTGGGCTTCTTCGACCCCGATCGCGCGGAGTTCCAGATCCACTCGGTGACGGGCCCCGACGAGTACAACACGGTGGTGAACAACAACCTGTACACCAACGTGATGGCGCAATATAACCTCACCGCCGCCGCCGACGTGCTCCGCCAGATGATGACCGAGCGCCCGGAGGCCTTCCGCGAGATCTGCCACCGCTACAACCTGGAGGTGTCGGAGATCGAGGAGTGGGAGGAAGCCGCGGCCAAGATGTACATCCCGTTCAACGAACGGCTCGGCATCCACCCCCAGGACGACCAGTTCCTGCTGCGCAAGCGCTGGAACCTCGACGACCCGGAGGTCGGGCCGAAGCGTCCGCTGCTGCTGCACTACCATCCGCTGACCATTTACCGGCACCAGATCATCAAGCAGGCCGACGTCGTGCTGGCCCTGTTCCTCATGGGCGACAAGTTCACCCAGGAGGAAAAGCGCGCCGACTACGACTACTACGACCCGTTGACGACGGGCGACTCGTCGCTGTCGGCGGTCGTGCAGTCGATCGTGGCGGCGGAGCTGGGCTACGGCGACAAGGCCATCGATTTCTTCATCCGCGGCCTGTACGTCGACTTGGCGAACCTGCACGGCAACGCGGCCGACGGAGTCCACGTCGCGTCGGCGGGTGGCGTGTGGCAGTCGCTGGTGTACGGCTTCGGCGGTTTCCGCGACTACGACGGGGAGTTCAGCATCGATCCGCGGCTCCCCGACGAGTGGGACGGCCTGACCTACCGCGTCACCATCCACGGTTGCCGCATGCGGGTGACGGTCCGCCGTCGCACGGTGGAGGTCGTCGTGGAGGATGGCGAGCACGCGCTCGGCCCGATCAACATCGCCGGCCATGAGGTGATCGTGGGGCATGAGCCGCTGACCATCGTCGTGGGCGAACGCGAGGAGCACGAGCCGGCGAAAGCGTAGGGGACGTCCGGTGCGAAAAGGTTTCTAAATAGCACCATCGACGTCGAAAAGCCAGCCCTAGGCGGGCGGAATCCGGGATTCCGCCCGCTTTTTGCTTTACGACGGCCCGCGTGCCCGATACCGGGTGTGAATGGTGGGGAATTATGCGCGGAAAACCTGCGAAAATCCACAAATCTGAGAGTTGCCTAGGGTGGGGGTGCCGAAACCTGTGAAATTCCTCACCCAGATGGGGGATAAATGGTGACGGTGGGCTCAGTGACTTTAAAGTGAACGTGACACTGGAGGTGCCATGACTGTTACAAGTTCCAACCGTGACGCGATCGCGCACGGAAAAATCACTTTTGAGCCGCTGCGTGAGCGGCCCAAGTTCCCGTCCTGGGCCCTGAAGCTGATTATGGCCGTCACCGGCGTGATCTTCGGGCTCTTCGTCATCGTCCACATGCTGGGCAACCTGAAGGTCTTCGCGGGCGCGGGCGACTTCAACGCGTACGCGGCGTTCCTGCGCTCCGTCGGCGCCCCGGCCGTCCCGGAAGAGGGCGTGCTGTGGATCTTCCGCATCGTGCTGCTCGTCGCCGTGGTCCTGCACGTCTACGGCGCCTTCGCGCTGCACGGTCGTGCCCGCCAGTCCCGCGGCAAGTTCCGCCGCCAGGGCATGGTCAGCAGCTGGAACACGTTCACC
Encoded proteins:
- a CDS encoding glycoside hydrolase family 65 protein; this translates as MDRDITPVDEWRLIETKPGGMPLGVSETLFALSNGYIGMRANPPEGRDSAEHGTFINGLHETWHIRHAEDAYGLARAGQSIINAPDSKAMRLYIDDEPLRLGNAEVHDYERSLDFRDGLLRRRFNWRTPGGKQVRVTSDRMVSFQEKHVAVMSLEVELLDSDAAVVINSQILNRQDGEDEYHDAAAAQGSELDPRRAETLEDRVLNPTFQAEGEERSTLAFRCARSGMTVACAMDHRFTITTPDGSDPYLEIDQRTEQDSAQILYHVNAPKGSIIRLEKFVSYHSSRHVRGEELAFRCARTLNRVRRIGLRTLQENQQEWLERFWERSDVVVHNQPEIQQAVRWNIWQLVQASARAEIQGIPAKGMTGTGYGGHYFWDTEIYVLPFLSYTSPAFARNALRFRWDMLDAAWERADELAHDGALFPWRTINGLESSAYYAAGTAQYHIDADIVYALMKYVYATGDVEFLLREGTDLLLSTARFWMSLGFFDPDRAEFQIHSVTGPDEYNTVVNNNLYTNVMAQYNLTAAADVLRQMMTERPEAFREICHRYNLEVSEIEEWEEAAAKMYIPFNERLGIHPQDDQFLLRKRWNLDDPEVGPKRPLLLHYHPLTIYRHQIIKQADVVLALFLMGDKFTQEEKRADYDYYDPLTTGDSSLSAVVQSIVAAELGYGDKAIDFFIRGLYVDLANLHGNAADGVHVASAGGVWQSLVYGFGGFRDYDGEFSIDPRLPDEWDGLTYRVTIHGCRMRVTVRRRTVEVVVEDGEHALGPINIAGHEVIVGHEPLTIVVGEREEHEPAKA
- a CDS encoding succinate dehydrogenase cytochrome b subunit yields the protein MTVTSSNRDAIAHGKITFEPLRERPKFPSWALKLIMAVTGVIFGLFVIVHMLGNLKVFAGAGDFNAYAAFLRSVGAPAVPEEGVLWIFRIVLLVAVVLHVYGAFALHGRARQSRGKFRRQGMVSSWNTFTARTMIITGIVLLAFIIFHILDLTIGAAVAPADFVHGEAYANLVASFSRPAVAIWYIIAQLALLLHLSHGLWTATSDLGITGARWRKVLLFLSGLIPLLVVVGNIAIPVAVLTGVVS